One Acidimicrobiales bacterium DNA window includes the following coding sequences:
- a CDS encoding amidohydrolase family protein: protein MTDVLPYQILDADNHFNEPPDCYERYIDPARRDLAVRWVEGPDGGRVQLFAGRPSKFHSDQVTFSKDVLEKMLGQLPADPTMSSRDPDTEKRVLPGMLLNRLNPLKGLSDEQRAEFIAEFRGLSEAYGNREVRLALMDDQGIEAALMFPASAHDIEFEFADNVEAMYANIRAFNRWMHEEIGYAYQGRMFLPPYVALADVDLAVAELEILLDTGAPIIQIKAGHAHGGRANPFGGRSVADPVFDPFWSRVNEAGVRVAVHLGGTDYQKYGADWSEDPAAVFGDFDAFQWVMYWGDRPAQELAAGLVLHNFFGRFPNIRVCLSEQGTVWLPYTLRKMDHAYLMGRKAKWGELEDRPSAVFKRHFIVAPFPEENVRRVVDEVGIEPIVFGSDFPHGEGLARPHEYVGAQLGGFGPDEQRRIMRDNLASFLGMTA from the coding sequence GTGACCGACGTCTTGCCGTACCAGATCCTGGACGCCGACAACCACTTCAACGAGCCACCGGACTGCTACGAGCGCTACATCGATCCGGCCCGGCGCGACCTGGCGGTGCGCTGGGTGGAGGGACCGGATGGCGGGCGGGTGCAGCTCTTTGCCGGGCGGCCGTCGAAGTTCCACTCCGACCAGGTCACCTTCTCCAAGGACGTGCTGGAGAAGATGCTGGGCCAGCTGCCCGCCGATCCGACCATGTCGTCCCGGGACCCCGACACCGAGAAGCGGGTTCTGCCCGGGATGCTCCTCAACCGCCTCAATCCCCTGAAGGGTCTCTCCGACGAGCAGCGGGCGGAGTTCATCGCCGAGTTCAGGGGCCTGTCGGAGGCCTACGGCAACCGGGAGGTCCGACTGGCGCTGATGGACGACCAGGGCATCGAGGCCGCCCTGATGTTCCCGGCCTCGGCCCACGACATCGAGTTCGAGTTCGCCGACAACGTCGAGGCCATGTACGCCAACATCCGGGCGTTCAACCGCTGGATGCACGAGGAGATCGGCTACGCCTATCAGGGCCGGATGTTCCTGCCGCCGTATGTGGCCCTGGCCGACGTCGACCTGGCGGTGGCCGAGCTCGAGATCCTGCTCGACACCGGCGCGCCGATCATCCAGATCAAGGCCGGTCACGCCCACGGCGGGCGCGCCAACCCCTTCGGGGGCCGCTCGGTGGCCGATCCGGTCTTCGACCCGTTCTGGTCCCGGGTGAACGAGGCCGGCGTGCGCGTCGCCGTGCACCTCGGGGGCACCGACTACCAGAAGTACGGCGCCGACTGGTCGGAGGACCCCGCCGCCGTCTTCGGGGACTTCGACGCCTTCCAGTGGGTCATGTACTGGGGGGACCGGCCCGCCCAGGAGCTGGCCGCCGGCCTGGTGCTGCATAACTTCTTCGGCCGGTTCCCCAACATCCGCGTGTGCCTGTCGGAGCAGGGCACGGTGTGGCTTCCCTACACGCTGCGCAAGATGGACCACGCCTATCTGATGGGCCGCAAGGCCAAATGGGGCGAGTTGGAGGACCGTCCCTCGGCGGTGTTCAAGCGGCATTTCATCGTGGCGCCCTTCCCCGAAGAGAACGTCCGCCGTGTCGTCGACGAGGTAGGCATCGAGCCCATCGTGTTCGGCTCCGACTTCCCCCACGGTGAGGGGCTGGCCCGGCCCCATGAGTACGTCGGCGCCCAGCTCGGCGGCTTCGGCCCCGACGAGCAGCGCCGCATCATGCGCGACAACCTGGCCAGCTTCCTCGGCATGACCGCCTGA
- a CDS encoding TetR/AcrR family transcriptional regulator — MTQPVSAADTERPRGTLNERRWEEVVAAAALVFEEQGYPTATLADIGRRVGLLKGSLYYYISSKEDLLFEILQRGYALGLALIEEPAGVAGAEPPVRLAEFIRRWTEGVLDAAPRMHFVERDVQHLGPERRAVIQAMRERIHGFAVDIVGDGIERGFFDSSVDPGVVANNLFNVLNTTGRWYRGTGPLAREEIIAWYTKLFLRGVGYAAG; from the coding sequence GTGACCCAGCCGGTCTCTGCCGCGGACACCGAGCGGCCGCGCGGGACGCTCAACGAGCGCCGTTGGGAGGAGGTCGTTGCGGCCGCCGCTCTGGTGTTCGAGGAACAGGGCTATCCCACCGCCACCCTCGCCGACATCGGCCGCCGGGTCGGCCTGCTCAAGGGGAGCCTCTACTACTACATCTCCTCCAAGGAGGACCTGCTCTTCGAGATCCTCCAGCGGGGCTACGCCCTGGGCCTGGCCCTGATCGAAGAGCCTGCCGGCGTGGCCGGGGCGGAGCCGCCCGTGCGGCTGGCCGAGTTCATCCGGCGCTGGACCGAGGGGGTGCTCGACGCCGCCCCCCGGATGCACTTCGTCGAGCGCGACGTCCAGCATCTCGGCCCGGAGCGGCGGGCCGTGATCCAGGCCATGCGCGAGCGCATCCACGGCTTTGCGGTCGACATCGTCGGCGACGGCATCGAGCGAGGGTTCTTCGACTCCTCCGTGGACCCCGGGGTGGTGGCCAACAACCTGTTCAACGTCTTGAACACCACCGGTCGCTGGTACCGCGGGACCGGCCCCCTGGCTCGGGAGGAGATCATCGCCTGGTACACCAAGCTGTTCCTGCGGGGCGTGGGGTACGCGGCGGGGTGA
- a CDS encoding AMP-binding protein, producing the protein MLARAVARHPHAPALVDRRARHTFAELDAASARAARALRSLGIGPGDRVAAALPNRAEVVVAFLATARLGAVWVGINRGLTPPERIRLLADSGAAVLLAPPGAEAELAAVRPDADLALRAVVSVNPDDDDQWSRLQAEAASAELEQPRPDPFRAAAIAYTSGTTGDPKGVVHTHRNLVVPGAAAIDAGLVGPDTRAGAALALTVLNVMTLTVVASLQAGATTVVIDRTDAEGLADWIARERVTALSAVPTLYHDLAASEAVSAEILASLSYATVGGAACPEGLRELCLERFGMDLLAGYGLTEAPTSLTRERRGQSHVPGGVGPALPHVRIEIRDDDDLPVPAGIEGRICAGAARWGRWADVYTPMAGYWNRPEETATALSGGLLRTGDLGTLDAEGNLSVLGRQGEVIARGGADVHPGEVESVLLADPRVVACAVVGVPDERLGQRVAAFVELKPGSEASPEDLRVVCGRQLARYKVPEVLEVVAALPRNAMGKVMKAALVSRPPLHEQSE; encoded by the coding sequence GTGCTGGCCCGTGCCGTGGCCCGCCACCCCCACGCCCCGGCCCTGGTGGACCGGAGGGCGCGCCACACGTTTGCCGAGCTCGACGCGGCGTCGGCGCGCGCCGCCCGGGCCCTGCGGTCGCTCGGGATCGGTCCGGGGGACCGGGTGGCAGCGGCGTTGCCGAACCGGGCCGAGGTGGTCGTGGCCTTCCTGGCCACCGCCCGACTAGGGGCCGTGTGGGTGGGCATCAACCGGGGCCTGACCCCGCCGGAGAGGATCCGCCTCTTGGCCGACTCCGGCGCGGCAGTCCTTCTGGCGCCGCCCGGGGCCGAGGCGGAGCTGGCCGCCGTCCGCCCCGATGCAGACCTAGCGCTGCGGGCGGTGGTGTCCGTGAACCCAGACGACGACGACCAATGGAGCCGGCTCCAGGCCGAAGCCGCCTCCGCAGAGCTGGAGCAGCCTCGGCCCGACCCGTTCCGCGCCGCCGCCATCGCCTACACCAGCGGGACCACAGGCGACCCCAAGGGCGTCGTGCATACCCACCGCAACCTGGTCGTGCCCGGAGCGGCCGCCATCGACGCCGGCCTGGTCGGCCCCGACACCCGAGCCGGCGCCGCCCTGGCCCTGACGGTCCTCAACGTCATGACCCTCACCGTCGTCGCCTCCCTGCAGGCGGGGGCCACCACGGTCGTGATCGACCGCACCGACGCCGAGGGCCTGGCGGACTGGATCGCCCGCGAACGGGTCACTGCCCTCTCGGCGGTGCCCACCCTGTACCACGACCTGGCGGCCAGCGAGGCGGTGAGCGCGGAGATCTTGGCATCGCTGAGCTACGCCACCGTCGGTGGCGCCGCCTGCCCCGAAGGGTTGCGCGAACTGTGTCTCGAGCGCTTCGGGATGGACCTGTTGGCCGGCTATGGCCTCACCGAAGCCCCGACCTCGCTCACCCGGGAACGCCGGGGCCAGTCCCACGTCCCCGGTGGGGTGGGCCCCGCCCTGCCCCACGTCCGCATCGAGATCCGGGACGACGACGACCTGCCCGTGCCCGCGGGGATCGAGGGCCGCATCTGCGCCGGAGCGGCGCGGTGGGGGCGCTGGGCCGACGTGTACACGCCCATGGCCGGCTACTGGAACCGCCCGGAGGAGACGGCGACGGCTCTGTCGGGCGGGCTGCTGCGCACCGGGGACCTGGGCACCCTCGACGCCGAGGGAAACCTGTCGGTCCTCGGGCGCCAGGGGGAGGTCATCGCCCGGGGAGGCGCCGACGTCCATCCCGGGGAGGTCGAGTCCGTCTTGCTGGCGGATCCCCGGGTGGTGGCCTGCGCCGTCGTCGGGGTGCCCGATGAGCGGCTGGGCCAGCGGGTGGCCGCCTTCGTCGAGCTGAAGCCGGGGTCGGAGGCGTCACCCGAGGACCTCCGGGTCGTCTGTGGCCGGCAGTTGGCCCGCTACAAGGTGCCCGAGGTCCTCGAGGTGGTGGCCGCCCTGCCCCGCAACGCCATGGGCAAGGTCATGAAGGCCGCCCTGGTGTCCCGCCCCCCTTTACACGAGCAGTCCGAGTAG